In the genome of Vicia villosa cultivar HV-30 ecotype Madison, WI linkage group LG7, Vvil1.0, whole genome shotgun sequence, one region contains:
- the LOC131620028 gene encoding ras-related protein RABB1c-like, giving the protein MSYAYLFKFIIIGDTGVGKSCLQLQFTDNRFQPVHDVTIGVEFGTRMITIDSKPIKLQIGDTAGQEMFRSITRSYYRGAAGALLVYDITRRETFDHLATWLEDARQHASSSMIIMLIGNKSDLSKKRVVSTEEGEKFAKENGLIFMEVSAKSAENVEEAFIKTAGTIYRKMKHGEFDKLNETQGIKIGYGEPLVGRVHKLPSVFGGSCCT; this is encoded by the coding sequence ATGTCTTATGCATACCTCTTCAAATTCATAATAATTGGAGACACCGGAGTCGGAAAATCATGCCTTCAACTTCAATTCACGGACAACCGCTTTCAACCTGTCCATGACGTAACAATTGGCGTCGAATTCGGCACAAGGATGATCACCATTGATAGTAAACCAATCAAGTTACAAATAGGGGACACAGCAGGTCAAGAGATGTTCAGATCGATAACAAGATCATACTATAGAGGAGCTGCAGGTGCATTACTTGTTTATGATATAACAAGGAGAGAAACATTTGATCACTTAGCTACTTGGTTAGAAGATGCAAGGCAACATGCGAGTTCGAGTATGATCATTATGTTAATCGGAAACAAATCTGATCTAAGTAAGAAGCGCGTTGTAAGTACTGAAGAAGGCGAGAAGTTTGCGAAGGAGAATGGTTTGATCTTCATGGAGGTTTCGGCGAAAAGTGCAGAAAATGTTGAAGAAGCGTTCATAAAAACAGCTGGAACAATATATAGAAAGATGAAACATGGAGAATTTGATAAGTTGAATGAAACTCAGGGAATCAAAATTGGATATGGTGAACCATTGGTGGGTAGGGTTCATAAGCTCCCTTCTGTTTTTGGTGGAAGCTGCTGCACTTGA